A single genomic interval of uncultured Desulfobulbus sp. harbors:
- a CDS encoding acyltransferase yields the protein MFLKSFEYYRGIAIVLIVIGHCYGLSGWNFNSYPERVLANIITGGTALFVFISGFLFHQVFYPRFKYSRFISKKLQKVFVPYLLWSALALTFTFATHATLPDKFVGPSLSFFDQWLQPIGLSLMTGGHFLAYWYIPFIMIMFLLSPVFIGFIKLSKPTQVKVTIGLLICSALAQRPVNNILVLQSVLFFSPVYLFGILCSIDRDWIYEHFDKKAWLLALGVLILSMIQSTYYMGAGSYHKPLFMLHAFDINIVQKFLLCLLCMVLLHRYEQIESNVLSGLAASSFAIFFIHGWMVKALFWVKSWFPWTGGLWLLPIITGLVILGSYLVAIVIKKLFPNHSSMLIGW from the coding sequence ATGTTTCTCAAATCATTTGAATATTACCGTGGCATCGCCATTGTCCTCATTGTTATCGGTCATTGCTACGGTCTCAGCGGCTGGAACTTCAACTCCTACCCGGAACGGGTCCTGGCCAACATCATCACCGGCGGGACCGCGCTTTTTGTGTTCATTTCCGGATTTCTCTTTCACCAGGTCTTTTACCCCCGCTTCAAGTACAGCCGGTTCATATCGAAAAAACTGCAAAAGGTCTTTGTGCCCTACCTCCTCTGGTCGGCGCTGGCGCTTACCTTCACCTTTGCCACCCATGCCACCCTTCCGGACAAGTTTGTCGGCCCGAGCCTGTCCTTTTTCGATCAATGGTTGCAGCCGATTGGCTTGAGCCTGATGACCGGCGGTCATTTTCTCGCCTACTGGTATATTCCCTTCATCATGATCATGTTCCTTCTTTCCCCGGTCTTTATCGGCTTCATCAAGCTGAGCAAACCCACCCAGGTGAAGGTGACCATCGGTCTACTGATCTGTTCCGCCCTGGCGCAACGGCCGGTGAACAATATCCTGGTGCTGCAGTCGGTCCTCTTTTTCAGCCCGGTCTACCTGTTCGGCATACTCTGTTCCATCGATCGGGACTGGATCTATGAACATTTCGACAAAAAGGCCTGGCTCCTTGCCCTGGGAGTCTTGATACTGTCCATGATTCAGAGCACGTATTACATGGGGGCAGGCAGCTATCACAAGCCGCTCTTCATGCTTCATGCCTTTGATATCAACATCGTTCAAAAATTTCTTCTCTGCCTGCTGTGCATGGTGCTCCTCCATCGTTACGAACAGATCGAAAGCAACGTTCTCTCCGGTCTGGCCGCCTCCAGCTTTGCCATCTTTTTCATCCACGGGTGGATGGTCAAGGCGCTCTTTTGGGTAAAAAGCTGGTTCCCCTGGACAGGCGGACTCTGGCTCCTGCCGATCATTACCGGACTGGTCATCCTCGGCTCTTACCTCGTTGCAATCGTGATAAAAAAACTCTTCCCCAACCACAGCTCGATGCTTATCGGATGGTAG
- a CDS encoding ferritin family protein, which translates to MFTLADVRNIAVQIEKNGEETYRKVAAQVKSLELQQIFQWMADEEKRHGEVFAAIIDDRTLSKEQAELEAMGRSLLEDIVRSQTFSLDEKQLVQTTNLDDLLAQSIEFEQDTIDFYQFLAGFLDEPEAISQLNRIVEQEQAHVKHLQEIRSNATSLADFAIEL; encoded by the coding sequence ATGTTTACCCTTGCTGATGTGCGCAACATAGCGGTGCAGATTGAAAAAAACGGCGAGGAAACCTATCGCAAGGTTGCTGCCCAGGTAAAGAGTTTGGAACTGCAGCAGATCTTTCAGTGGATGGCCGATGAGGAAAAACGCCATGGCGAGGTTTTTGCGGCGATCATCGATGATCGAACCCTTTCCAAAGAGCAGGCCGAGCTCGAGGCCATGGGGCGCTCTCTCCTGGAAGATATCGTTCGCAGCCAGACCTTTTCCCTTGATGAAAAGCAGCTGGTGCAGACCACCAACCTGGATGATCTGCTGGCCCAGTCCATTGAATTCGAGCAGGACACCATCGATTTTTACCAATTTCTCGCCGGGTTTCTTGATGAGCCCGAAGCGATCAGCCAACTCAACCGTATTGTCGAACAGGAGCAGGCCCATGTGAAGCATCTGCAGGAGATACGAAGCAATGCCACGTCATTGGCCGACTTTGCGATCGAACTCTAG
- a CDS encoding sirohydrochlorin cobaltochelatase — protein MRGKELLRKWMFMVVAVLVGLCLQTANTQAGEHGKKKEAKPAILLVTFGTSIDRAKASFDNIDKQVKAAFPGVEVRWAYTSKIIRHKLAKQGTMIDSPEVALARLMDDGYTKVAVQSLHMIPGAEFHEINVNARLFAQMAGGFDSLQVSMPLLVGDEGMEEALKIVKEQVVPKERKAGEAVVLMGHGTHHPSDAIYSAMMYKAQKMDPNFFVGTVEGHPTFDEVRDALVAKKIKKVYLVPFMTVAGDHAMNDMAGDEPDSWKSQLDAVGIKSVPVMKGLGEVDAIDAMWIAHLKDAMAHLH, from the coding sequence ATGCGAGGAAAAGAGTTGTTGAGGAAATGGATGTTCATGGTCGTGGCCGTCCTTGTGGGGCTCTGCCTGCAGACCGCCAACACCCAGGCAGGCGAGCACGGCAAAAAGAAGGAGGCCAAGCCGGCCATTTTGCTGGTGACCTTTGGCACCAGCATCGATCGGGCCAAGGCGTCGTTTGACAACATCGACAAACAGGTCAAGGCAGCCTTTCCGGGTGTGGAGGTTCGCTGGGCTTATACCTCCAAGATCATTCGCCACAAACTGGCCAAGCAGGGCACCATGATCGATTCTCCGGAAGTGGCCCTGGCACGTCTCATGGACGATGGCTACACCAAGGTTGCAGTGCAGTCCCTGCACATGATTCCCGGTGCAGAATTCCACGAGATCAATGTCAATGCCCGCCTGTTTGCGCAGATGGCCGGCGGCTTTGACAGCCTCCAGGTCTCCATGCCGCTGTTGGTCGGCGACGAGGGGATGGAAGAGGCGTTGAAGATCGTCAAGGAGCAGGTTGTTCCCAAAGAGCGAAAAGCCGGGGAAGCGGTGGTGCTCATGGGCCACGGCACCCATCATCCCAGCGATGCCATTTACAGTGCCATGATGTACAAGGCACAGAAGATGGATCCGAATTTTTTTGTGGGCACGGTTGAAGGTCATCCCACCTTCGACGAGGTTCGCGACGCCCTGGTGGCAAAGAAGATCAAGAAGGTCTATCTCGTTCCCTTCATGACCGTTGCCGGTGATCACGCGATGAACGACATGGCCGGTGACGAACCGGATTCATGGAAGAGTCAGCTGGATGCGGTCGGCATCAAGTCCGTGCCGGTGATGAAGGGGTTGGGCGAGGTGGATGCCATCGACGCCATGTGGATTGCACACCTGAAGGATGCCATGGCGCATCTGCATTAA
- a CDS encoding C39 family peptidase — MNAEFFTGIRQTYCRTILIEIISFFLVLSVVTVAAQAQSAENPENKKLGSVLSFENIASQPHTYFSSQTVTTSEGTQLEKYLINGPPVPPPGYDLERAAVLQPASNSAAGIVTLTTPAFNWVFGCSSVSGAMIAGYYDRNGYPDIYTGPTNAGVMPLDNSSWPTWSDGYNTYPNLPLAASHKGVDGRSVRGSIDDYWVQYDSSADDPYLTGGWSQHTWGDAIGDYMKTSQSPYNNLDGSTIFYNWTSSVDPLTCAQMASYGIDGLDGTYGRKLFYEARGYTVMDCYNQKTDNNSGGFTFANFKAEIDAGRPVMLNLEGHTVVGVGYDDSSSLVYIHDTWDYSTHTMTWGGSYSGMQLLSVSVVNLAPPSCVEPTVTTANIYGIGVTSAFSGGDVTYSGCTSSVTVTDRGVCWSTSSDPTTSDICTHDGSGTGSFTSKITGLTENTPYHVRAFATNSYGTGYGADLTFTTLGSCDGYNITFPTYNFEDISSTGTQLALSDDSYAYFSIPFTFSFYGNAYTAISVGSNGTVYFEDSYLGFGNTDIPAINSDGVLKYIALFWDDLNPSADGIVVWEVLGTAPSRRLVVQWTNVPHFGSASPTNGGTFQVVLYEGSNNIRLNYADVDFGDASFDYGISATVGIQRDSDCGVKFSYNSKVLKNDLSILFSAGKNIDWFVPIKCLLLEE; from the coding sequence ATGAATGCCGAATTTTTTACAGGTATCCGTCAAACATATTGTAGAACGATTTTGATAGAAATTATCTCATTTTTCCTTGTGTTATCGGTGGTGACAGTTGCTGCTCAGGCGCAATCAGCCGAAAATCCTGAAAATAAAAAGCTTGGATCTGTACTGTCGTTTGAAAACATTGCCTCACAGCCCCATACCTATTTTTCTTCCCAAACTGTTACAACCAGCGAGGGAACACAACTCGAAAAGTATCTCATTAATGGCCCTCCGGTCCCGCCTCCCGGTTACGACCTTGAGCGTGCTGCGGTTTTACAGCCCGCGTCTAATTCGGCCGCAGGCATTGTCACACTGACAACTCCCGCGTTTAACTGGGTTTTTGGATGCTCATCTGTGTCCGGTGCGATGATCGCGGGTTACTACGATCGGAACGGATATCCTGATATATATACCGGACCCACTAATGCGGGAGTCATGCCTTTGGATAACAGTTCCTGGCCGACATGGTCGGACGGATACAATACCTATCCTAATCTCCCCTTGGCGGCATCCCATAAAGGCGTTGACGGCAGGAGTGTGAGAGGATCGATCGATGATTATTGGGTTCAGTATGATAGTTCCGCCGATGATCCATATTTGACAGGTGGCTGGTCGCAGCACACATGGGGCGATGCGATTGGTGATTATATGAAGACCAGTCAGTCCCCCTACAACAATCTCGACGGATCGACAATTTTCTATAATTGGACATCATCTGTGGATCCGCTAACCTGTGCCCAAATGGCTTCGTACGGAATCGATGGCCTGGACGGGACCTATGGACGGAAACTTTTTTACGAAGCCAGAGGGTATACCGTCATGGATTGTTATAATCAGAAAACAGATAACAACAGTGGCGGATTTACATTTGCCAACTTTAAGGCGGAGATAGATGCGGGAAGGCCTGTAATGCTCAACCTAGAAGGCCACACCGTCGTTGGGGTGGGGTATGACGATTCCAGCAGTCTGGTTTATATCCATGATACCTGGGATTACAGCACACATACCATGACCTGGGGCGGGTCTTATTCGGGCATGCAACTTCTTTCAGTCAGCGTCGTCAACCTTGCCCCTCCCTCCTGCGTCGAGCCGACCGTAACAACAGCGAACATATACGGTATTGGCGTCACCTCCGCCTTCAGCGGCGGTGACGTGACATATTCGGGGTGTACTTCTTCTGTTACAGTCACGGATCGCGGTGTATGTTGGAGTACTTCGTCCGATCCGACCACAAGCGACATTTGCACCCACGACGGATCCGGAACCGGAAGCTTTACAAGTAAAATTACCGGACTGACTGAAAACACACCTTATCATGTCCGGGCATTTGCAACGAACAGTTATGGCACTGGTTACGGTGCGGACCTGACATTTACCACCCTGGGGTCATGTGACGGTTACAATATCACTTTCCCCACCTATAACTTTGAAGACATTTCCAGTACAGGGACACAATTAGCCCTAAGTGATGATTCATATGCATATTTCTCTATACCCTTCACTTTCTCGTTTTATGGTAACGCTTACACGGCAATCAGCGTCGGCTCCAATGGTACGGTTTATTTTGAAGATTCGTATTTAGGGTTCGGGAACACCGATATTCCCGCCATAAACAGTGACGGTGTGTTGAAATATATTGCACTGTTTTGGGACGATCTCAATCCATCTGCAGATGGCATCGTTGTTTGGGAAGTGTTGGGCACCGCACCTTCACGCAGACTTGTTGTTCAATGGACCAACGTCCCGCATTTTGGATCTGCTTCGCCGACGAACGGAGGCACCTTCCAGGTTGTCTTGTACGAGGGAAGTAATAATATCCGTTTGAATTACGCCGATGTGGATTTTGGAGATGCCTCTTTTGACTACGGTATTTCCGCCACAGTAGGCATCCAGCGGGATAGCGATTGTGGAGTGAAATTTTCTTACAACTCAAAGGTATTAAAGAATGA